A single genomic interval of Pyruvatibacter sp. HU-CL02332 harbors:
- a CDS encoding extracellular solute-binding protein, with the protein MNLRACLLTAAVSIGFVLPSAAEDLAPNGGEWRHGISIFGDLKYPATFEHFDYADPDAPKGGELRLSPSEAYLNQGFLTYDTLNVFVLKGSGAHGMRLNFDTLMTRAWDEPDAMYGLVAEAAAIAPDKMSVAFRLRDNVTFHDGTALTAEDVAFTFDLLKAQGHPHVTTAIRDVAAAKVLDDRTVLYTFEGELVRDLPFTVADLPVFSKAYYSANEFDASTLEPPLGTGPYQVSDVKQGRTITHSLNPDYWGKDLAVNKGRFNFGSIRFEYFRDRTAGFEAFKSGEYEFREEFTSRFWATKYDFPAVTDGRVVTLTTPDDRPSGTQGWFVNTRRPHLSDPVVRQALSHAFDFEWTNRQHFHDLYKRTQSYFENSEMKATGTPDAAELALLEPFRGQVPDSVFDEVYVPPVSNASGQDRRQLKIARDLLAEAGWDVREGVLKNASDEPFTLEFLSDTPTFERVLQPFIKNLALLGIDAKIRLVDAAQFEERLKDFDFDIITRRFSMRETPGVELRAFMGSEAAAQEGSRNLAGISNPAIDALIDKVTEATSREDLVTAARALDRVLRAGHYWIPQWYKAEHNLAVWDKFAQPEIKPKYHRGVIRLWWVDTEKEAALNQ; encoded by the coding sequence ATGAACCTGCGCGCGTGTCTGCTGACCGCCGCTGTCAGTATTGGTTTTGTGTTGCCGTCAGCTGCTGAAGATCTCGCGCCCAATGGCGGCGAGTGGCGCCACGGCATTTCGATTTTTGGTGACCTGAAATACCCGGCGACCTTTGAGCATTTCGACTATGCGGACCCCGACGCGCCCAAGGGCGGCGAGTTGCGGTTGTCCCCTTCAGAGGCCTATCTCAATCAGGGATTTCTGACCTACGACACGCTCAATGTCTTCGTTTTGAAGGGGTCTGGCGCGCACGGCATGCGGCTTAACTTCGATACGTTGATGACGCGGGCGTGGGACGAGCCGGACGCCATGTACGGCCTTGTGGCCGAAGCAGCAGCAATCGCACCCGACAAAATGTCTGTGGCTTTCCGCCTGCGCGACAATGTCACTTTTCACGACGGCACCGCTCTCACGGCTGAGGACGTGGCATTCACCTTTGACTTGCTGAAGGCTCAAGGCCACCCGCATGTAACAACCGCTATTCGGGATGTTGCTGCAGCCAAGGTATTGGATGACCGCACTGTCCTCTACACATTTGAAGGCGAGTTGGTGCGCGATCTGCCTTTTACGGTCGCGGATCTGCCGGTCTTCTCCAAAGCTTACTATTCAGCCAACGAGTTTGATGCCTCTACCCTGGAGCCTCCCTTGGGCACGGGCCCCTATCAGGTCTCTGACGTCAAGCAGGGGCGTACGATTACCCATAGTCTGAACCCTGACTATTGGGGCAAGGATCTCGCGGTCAACAAAGGGCGTTTCAACTTTGGCTCGATCCGGTTCGAGTATTTTCGTGATCGCACAGCCGGCTTCGAGGCATTCAAATCCGGAGAGTACGAATTCCGGGAAGAATTCACCTCGCGCTTCTGGGCCACAAAGTATGACTTCCCGGCGGTCACAGATGGCCGTGTCGTGACGCTTACCACTCCGGATGATCGTCCCTCGGGAACGCAGGGCTGGTTCGTCAACACCCGCCGCCCGCATCTGTCTGATCCGGTTGTGCGTCAGGCCCTCAGCCATGCGTTTGACTTCGAGTGGACCAATCGCCAGCACTTTCATGATCTCTACAAACGGACGCAAAGCTATTTCGAAAATTCAGAGATGAAGGCAACCGGCACACCCGACGCAGCCGAGCTGGCGCTACTTGAACCCTTCCGCGGCCAGGTACCTGACAGTGTCTTTGACGAAGTCTACGTGCCGCCTGTCTCAAACGCGTCAGGGCAGGACCGCCGTCAGTTGAAGATCGCCCGCGACCTGTTGGCGGAGGCTGGCTGGGACGTGCGCGAGGGCGTTCTCAAGAACGCGTCTGACGAGCCGTTCACACTCGAGTTCCTGAGCGACACGCCGACCTTCGAGCGCGTTCTGCAGCCCTTCATCAAGAATCTGGCCCTGTTGGGGATCGACGCCAAGATCCGTCTGGTCGACGCGGCGCAGTTTGAAGAGCGGCTCAAGGATTTTGATTTCGACATCATCACCCGCCGCTTCTCCATGCGCGAAACACCTGGCGTCGAGCTGCGTGCTTTCATGGGGTCAGAGGCAGCTGCACAGGAGGGCAGCCGCAATCTGGCCGGTATCTCCAATCCGGCCATTGATGCGTTGATCGACAAGGTAACCGAAGCAACGTCCCGAGAGGACCTGGTGACCGCCGCCCGTGCCCTGGACCGTGTGCTGCGGGCCGGACACTACTGGATTCCCCAGTGGTACAAGGCGGAGCACAATCTGGCCGTGTGGGACAAGTTTGCCCAACCCGAGATCAAGCCGAAATATCATCGGGGCGTCATTCGCCTGTGGTGGGTCGATACTGAAAAGGAAGCTGCCCTTAACCAGTAG
- a CDS encoding microcin C ABC transporter permease YejB produces the protein MAAYIIRRLLLMVPTILGILLVAFAIVQFAPGGPIERIIAQLQGNDVSATARIGGSPGGDLGAGAQSAGGDAGATAKYRGAQGLDPEFIADLERQFGFDKPVHVRFANMVWDYVRFDFGESYFRDVKVLDLIAEKLPVSISLGLWTMFIAYGVSIPLGVAKAVRDGTPFDVWTSAVIIVGYAIPGFLLAVLLIVVFAGGSYFDLFPLRGLTSDNFDELSLFGKVTDYLWHIILPVTSMVLAGFATTTLLTKNSFLDEIKKHYVVTARAKGLAEKQVLYGHVFRNAMLIVIAGFPGAFIGAFFTGSLLIETVFSLDGLGLLGFESIVNRDYAVVFATLYIFGLIGLLVSLLSDITYTLVDPRIDFEAR, from the coding sequence ATGGCTGCCTATATCATCAGACGACTGCTGCTCATGGTGCCGACCATTCTCGGCATCCTGCTTGTGGCCTTTGCCATCGTTCAGTTCGCACCCGGCGGGCCGATCGAGCGCATCATTGCCCAACTTCAGGGCAATGACGTTTCAGCAACGGCCCGTATTGGTGGATCTCCCGGGGGTGACCTGGGGGCCGGTGCCCAGTCGGCCGGCGGTGATGCGGGCGCCACAGCCAAATATCGCGGTGCTCAAGGGTTGGACCCGGAATTCATCGCCGATCTTGAGCGCCAGTTCGGTTTCGATAAGCCCGTACACGTACGATTTGCAAACATGGTCTGGGACTATGTGCGCTTTGACTTTGGCGAGAGCTATTTCAGGGACGTCAAAGTCCTCGACCTGATTGCCGAAAAGCTGCCCGTCTCCATCTCGCTTGGCCTGTGGACCATGTTCATAGCCTATGGCGTGTCCATCCCCTTGGGGGTCGCAAAGGCCGTGCGCGATGGCACGCCATTTGATGTATGGACATCTGCGGTAATCATTGTCGGCTACGCGATACCCGGCTTCCTGCTTGCTGTGCTGCTGATCGTGGTATTCGCCGGTGGCAGCTATTTCGACCTGTTTCCACTAAGAGGGCTCACATCGGACAATTTCGATGAGCTCTCCCTGTTTGGAAAAGTTACCGACTATCTCTGGCACATCATTCTGCCGGTCACGTCCATGGTCTTGGCTGGCTTTGCGACGACGACGCTACTGACCAAGAACTCCTTCCTGGATGAAATCAAGAAACACTATGTGGTGACGGCCCGCGCCAAGGGACTGGCTGAAAAGCAGGTGCTCTACGGTCATGTCTTCCGCAACGCCATGCTCATCGTGATTGCGGGCTTCCCCGGGGCCTTCATTGGCGCGTTCTTCACCGGCTCCTTGTTGATCGAGACTGTATTTTCATTGGATGGTTTGGGCCTGCTGGGTTTTGAATCCATCGTCAATCGCGACTATGCGGTGGTGTTCGCCACGCTCTACATCTTCGGCCTCATCGGCCTGCTGGTGAGCCTGTTGTCTGACATCACCTACACGCTGGTTGATCCGCGCATTGATTTTGAGGCGCGGTAA
- a CDS encoding ABC transporter permease: MNAILDKTAQGKINWEATWIGRFNKARTSPINQRRWRNFRANSRGYWALWFFGVLFVVSLFAEFIANDKPLLVTFEGGVYMPVFVAYPETDFGGDFATEADYRDPFVQELIEDAGGTIIWPLIPYSYDTINLDLPVPAPAPPSAENWLGTDDQGRDVVARVIYGFRISVLFGLILTIFASIIGVAVGAVQGYFGGWIDLIGQRLIEIWSSVPSLYLIIIIAAVIEPTFWILLGILLLFQWVALVGVVRAEFLRGRNLEYVRAARALGLRNVAIIFKHVLPNAMVATLTFLPFILNSSITALTALDFLGFGLPPGSPSLGELLAQGKNNLQAPWLGFTGFIVIATMLSLLVFVGEAVRDAFDPRKTLQ; encoded by the coding sequence ATGAACGCGATCCTCGATAAAACCGCACAGGGCAAGATCAACTGGGAAGCCACCTGGATCGGGCGGTTCAACAAGGCACGCACATCGCCAATCAATCAGCGGCGCTGGCGGAATTTCAGAGCAAACTCCCGCGGCTACTGGGCACTATGGTTCTTTGGCGTTCTATTCGTCGTAAGCCTGTTTGCCGAGTTCATCGCTAACGACAAACCGTTGCTCGTCACATTTGAAGGCGGCGTCTACATGCCGGTTTTTGTGGCCTATCCCGAAACCGACTTCGGTGGGGACTTTGCAACAGAGGCTGACTATCGCGACCCCTTCGTGCAGGAGCTGATTGAGGACGCAGGCGGCACAATCATCTGGCCGCTCATCCCCTATAGCTACGACACCATCAATCTTGATCTGCCTGTGCCCGCGCCCGCGCCCCCCAGTGCTGAAAACTGGCTGGGTACGGATGATCAGGGGCGCGATGTGGTAGCGCGCGTCATCTATGGCTTCCGGATTTCCGTGTTGTTTGGGCTGATCCTCACCATCTTTGCGTCCATCATTGGCGTCGCGGTGGGCGCCGTGCAGGGGTATTTCGGCGGCTGGATAGATCTGATCGGCCAGCGTCTGATCGAGATATGGAGCTCGGTACCCTCGCTCTATCTCATCATCATCATCGCCGCCGTCATTGAGCCAACCTTCTGGATATTGCTGGGTATCCTGCTGCTGTTCCAATGGGTGGCGTTGGTGGGTGTGGTGCGTGCGGAGTTCCTGCGGGGCCGAAACCTTGAATATGTGCGCGCAGCCCGGGCACTTGGCCTGCGCAACGTGGCCATCATCTTCAAGCACGTATTGCCCAATGCCATGGTGGCAACGCTCACCTTCCTGCCGTTCATTCTCAACTCGTCGATAACAGCCCTGACCGCGCTCGACTTCCTGGGCTTCGGCCTGCCGCCGGGGTCTCCCTCGCTGGGCGAGCTGCTGGCACAGGGCAAAAACAATCTGCAGGCCCCGTGGCTTGGCTTCACCGGCTTTATTGTCATTGCCACCATGTTGAGCCTGCTCGTGTTTGTTGGTGAAGCCGTCCGTGATGCCTTTGATCCAAGAAAGACACTGCAATGA
- a CDS encoding ABC transporter ATP-binding protein, whose amino-acid sequence MSGADQKLVEVKDLSVVFTQDGNETLAVDKISFDLAEGETLALVGESGSGKSVSALSLMQLLPYPAASHPSGSIKYRGEEVMGADERTLMGIRGNEISMIFQEPMTSLNPLHTIERQVGEVLAVHRGLRAEAARKRVLELLNKVGLQNAESRLGAYPHELSGGQRQRVMIAMALANEPRLLIADEPTTALDVTVQAQILKLLKSLSQEMGMAMLLITHDLGIVRKMADRVCVMNKGHIVEEGETAGLFDDPQHEYTRHLLGSEPKGKPLTARADAPEIMSTDDLKVWFPIKKGVLKRTVDHVKAVDGISLTVRRGHTVGVVGESGSGKTTLGLGLLRLIDSDGPIVFMGQHIEDDSWSELRSRRADMQIVFQDPFGSLSPRLSVAQIVEEGLLVHGTDLNYDARRKRVAEALVEVGLDPETMDRYPHEFSGGQRQRIAIARAMALKPDFVVLDEPTSALDMSVQAQIVDLLRDLQQKHDLAYLFISHDLKVVRALADEVIVMRNGKVVEQGSSDQIFDDPQTDYTKALMAAAFDLETAPEGVVAS is encoded by the coding sequence ATGAGTGGTGCTGATCAAAAGCTCGTTGAGGTCAAAGATCTCTCTGTTGTCTTTACCCAGGACGGCAACGAGACGCTGGCGGTCGACAAAATCTCTTTCGATCTTGCTGAAGGCGAGACGCTCGCCCTTGTTGGCGAGTCCGGGTCAGGCAAGTCTGTATCAGCTCTGTCCTTGATGCAGCTGCTGCCTTATCCCGCAGCGTCTCATCCGTCAGGGTCGATCAAATATCGTGGTGAAGAGGTTATGGGTGCGGACGAACGCACCTTGATGGGCATTCGCGGCAACGAGATCTCGATGATCTTTCAGGAGCCGATGACCTCCCTCAATCCGCTGCACACCATCGAGAGGCAGGTGGGTGAAGTGCTCGCTGTCCATCGCGGCTTGCGTGCCGAGGCCGCACGCAAACGCGTGCTCGAACTGCTCAACAAGGTCGGCCTGCAAAACGCCGAGTCCCGCTTGGGCGCCTATCCGCATGAATTGTCAGGCGGGCAACGTCAGCGCGTGATGATTGCCATGGCGCTGGCCAATGAGCCGCGCCTGTTGATTGCTGATGAGCCGACAACCGCTCTTGATGTAACCGTTCAGGCGCAGATCCTCAAACTGCTCAAGAGCCTGAGCCAGGAAATGGGCATGGCCATGCTGCTCATCACCCATGACCTTGGCATTGTTCGAAAAATGGCTGACCGCGTGTGTGTCATGAACAAGGGGCATATCGTCGAGGAAGGCGAGACAGCCGGTCTGTTTGATGACCCGCAGCATGAATACACCCGCCATCTATTGGGCAGTGAGCCCAAGGGCAAACCGCTGACCGCGCGGGCTGATGCACCTGAGATCATGTCCACGGACGATCTCAAGGTGTGGTTCCCGATCAAAAAAGGTGTGCTGAAACGCACGGTCGACCACGTGAAAGCCGTAGACGGTATTTCTCTCACCGTGCGGCGAGGGCATACGGTGGGCGTGGTGGGTGAATCCGGGTCCGGCAAGACCACCCTCGGCCTTGGCTTGTTGCGGCTCATCGACTCGGACGGACCCATTGTCTTCATGGGTCAGCACATCGAAGACGACAGCTGGTCCGAATTGCGCAGTCGCCGCGCTGACATGCAGATCGTTTTTCAGGATCCGTTCGGGTCTCTCAGTCCGCGCCTGTCAGTGGCGCAGATCGTGGAAGAGGGGCTGCTCGTCCACGGTACCGATCTGAATTATGACGCACGGCGTAAACGCGTCGCGGAAGCGCTGGTCGAGGTCGGCCTTGATCCGGAAACCATGGATCGATACCCCCATGAGTTCTCCGGCGGCCAGCGCCAGCGCATTGCCATCGCGCGGGCCATGGCGTTGAAGCCCGACTTTGTCGTGCTGGATGAGCCCACCAGTGCGCTGGACATGTCAGTGCAGGCGCAGATTGTCGATCTGCTGCGGGACCTTCAGCAAAAGCACGATCTTGCCTATCTCTTCATCAGCCACGACCTCAAAGTCGTACGGGCGCTGGCGGACGAAGTCATCGTCATGCGCAATGGCAAGGTGGTTGAGCAGGGGTCGTCAGATCAGATTTTTGATGATCCGCAGACGGACTACACCAAGGCCTTGATGGCGGCAGCCTTCGATCTTGAGACAGCGCCTGAAGGTGTTGTGGCGAGCTAA
- a CDS encoding C40 family peptidase gives MASLRPALDPRLNVFRDDLAADVLKGQVEATRFASGRPAHVTAPVTALRRRPEVDGPRDTELLHGESVLVFDEADGFAWVQSQRDAYVGYVSLAALETGTPTPTHRVSALRSFIYSEPDLKSPMNSWLSLNSPLVVTGTQGRFSALAGGGHVFSDHISATDIFAPDYVSIAEQFLETPYLWGGRSSLGLDCSGLVQCALEAAGITCPRDTDMQEAALGTTMPDSEPLKRGDLLFWKGHVGIMADGATLLHANATHMKTVEEAVEPAIARIAQTDGPVTSVKRLAALSR, from the coding sequence ATGGCCTCCCTGCGTCCTGCTCTTGATCCCCGTCTCAATGTCTTTCGAGATGATCTGGCGGCTGATGTCCTCAAGGGCCAGGTAGAAGCGACCCGCTTTGCATCAGGACGGCCTGCACATGTGACTGCACCCGTCACAGCTTTGCGCCGCCGCCCGGAAGTGGATGGGCCGCGCGACACGGAACTGCTCCACGGGGAAAGCGTCTTGGTATTTGACGAGGCAGACGGGTTTGCATGGGTTCAGTCACAGCGTGATGCCTATGTCGGCTACGTATCCCTTGCCGCTCTTGAGACAGGCACACCGACACCGACCCATCGTGTCTCGGCCCTGCGCAGCTTCATCTATAGCGAACCAGACCTCAAATCGCCCATGAACAGCTGGCTGTCGCTCAACTCGCCGCTTGTTGTTACGGGGACACAGGGGCGCTTCAGTGCGCTTGCGGGCGGCGGACACGTCTTCAGCGATCACATATCAGCCACCGACATCTTCGCACCGGACTATGTTTCAATCGCCGAGCAGTTCTTGGAAACACCCTATTTATGGGGCGGCAGATCAAGCCTGGGACTGGATTGCTCGGGCCTTGTGCAATGCGCATTGGAGGCCGCCGGCATCACCTGCCCACGGGATACCGATATGCAGGAGGCTGCGCTTGGCACAACTATGCCTGATAGCGAGCCGCTGAAGCGTGGGGACCTGCTGTTCTGGAAGGGGCATGTAGGCATCATGGCAGATGGCGCGACGCTGCTGCATGCCAATGCAACGCATATGAAGACCGTCGAAGAGGCCGTGGAACCTGCGATTGCCCGGATCGCCCAAACGGACGGCCCTGTTACATCCGTAAAGCGGTTGGCAGCCCTGTCGCGTTAG
- a CDS encoding MarR family winged helix-turn-helix transcriptional regulator: protein MDLKSVEALKLWHDVVTDTVRDDGPDLSSRQMAILLTVYLSPPPHTVRGLSEGLNISKPAITRALDAMGRIDLLKRKRDENDRRNVLVQRTVKGSVYLSEFAELIAKHAKDI, encoded by the coding sequence ATGGATCTCAAATCCGTTGAAGCTTTGAAGCTGTGGCATGACGTTGTGACCGATACGGTCCGCGATGATGGCCCTGATCTGTCTTCACGCCAGATGGCAATTTTGCTGACCGTCTACCTGTCGCCACCGCCCCATACGGTGCGGGGACTGTCAGAGGGTCTCAATATCTCCAAGCCGGCCATCACGCGTGCATTGGACGCCATGGGACGGATTGATCTGCTCAAGCGCAAGCGCGATGAAAATGACCGGCGCAACGTGCTTGTTCAGCGAACGGTAAAGGGATCCGTTTATCTTTCAGAGTTCGCCGAGCTGATTGCCAAACACGCCAAGGATATCTAA
- a CDS encoding leucyl aminopeptidase family protein — translation MLDVFIDAGPATPVTPVSAGALSAWIETASPGHAAWAKAQGFKAKAGETLALPNAEGAIERILFGLGDESDPFVYGGLAGKLQPGDYMFDPTPEDASVALLGFALGTYAFNRYKSGSKDDAPKVRMVVPTGVDCQDVSRIARGIFLGRDLINTPAADMGPAELEAAAEKLHHRFDTRLSVITGDDLLRDNYPMVHAVGRASDRAPRLIDLTWGRNDAPKITLVGKGVCFDTGGLNLKPGNFMALMKKDMGGAAAALGLAQMIMERGLDVRLRVLIGAVENSVAGNAFRPSDILQSRKGLTVEIGNTDAEGRLVLGDALAEADTETPELLIDFATLTGAARVALGPELPPFFTKDDALAAELEDAATTAHDPVWRLPLWAPYDSWLDSKIADVNHISDGPFAGCITAALFLNRFVTETTSYVHFDIYGWNAKPRPGRPVGGDIQAVRALYHLLTKRYG, via the coding sequence ATGCTTGATGTTTTTATTGATGCCGGCCCCGCCACTCCTGTGACCCCTGTTTCCGCTGGCGCCCTGAGTGCGTGGATTGAAACTGCAAGCCCCGGGCATGCAGCATGGGCAAAAGCACAGGGTTTCAAAGCGAAAGCCGGCGAGACACTGGCATTGCCAAACGCCGAAGGTGCCATTGAGCGCATCCTGTTCGGGTTGGGCGATGAGAGCGACCCGTTCGTCTATGGGGGCCTCGCCGGAAAACTTCAGCCCGGTGACTATATGTTTGATCCAACGCCGGAAGACGCATCGGTTGCCCTGCTCGGGTTTGCATTGGGCACCTATGCATTCAATCGCTACAAATCCGGCAGCAAGGACGACGCACCCAAAGTCCGCATGGTGGTGCCGACAGGCGTGGACTGCCAGGACGTATCGCGAATTGCCAGGGGAATCTTTCTGGGCCGCGACCTCATTAATACCCCGGCTGCCGATATGGGCCCGGCAGAGCTGGAGGCGGCAGCAGAGAAGCTGCATCACCGCTTCGACACCCGTCTGTCCGTCATCACAGGTGACGACCTGCTGCGCGACAACTACCCCATGGTGCATGCTGTCGGTCGCGCCAGTGACCGCGCGCCTCGCCTCATTGACCTCACATGGGGCCGCAATGACGCACCAAAGATTACGCTGGTGGGCAAGGGTGTCTGCTTTGATACGGGTGGGTTGAACCTCAAGCCTGGCAACTTCATGGCGCTGATGAAGAAGGACATGGGTGGCGCGGCGGCGGCACTTGGTCTGGCGCAAATGATCATGGAGCGCGGCCTTGATGTCCGATTGCGGGTTCTGATCGGCGCCGTTGAAAATTCTGTAGCCGGCAATGCCTTCCGGCCCAGCGACATTTTGCAAAGCCGCAAGGGGCTGACTGTTGAAATCGGCAATACGGACGCTGAAGGCCGGCTGGTGTTGGGCGATGCCCTGGCTGAAGCTGACACCGAAACACCGGAACTGCTGATTGATTTTGCCACACTGACCGGTGCGGCACGCGTTGCTCTTGGGCCCGAGCTGCCGCCCTTCTTCACCAAGGACGATGCCCTTGCCGCCGAGCTGGAAGACGCCGCTACTACGGCTCATGACCCCGTATGGCGCCTGCCGCTTTGGGCACCATATGACAGCTGGCTGGATAGCAAGATTGCAGACGTGAATCACATCTCAGACGGCCCGTTCGCCGGGTGTATCACCGCGGCTTTGTTCCTCAACCGGTTTGTGACCGAAACCACGTCCTATGTGCATTTTGACATCTATGGGTGGAACGCCAAACCACGTCCGGGCCGTCCGGTTGGTGGCGACATTCAGGCCGTGCGCGCCCTCTACCATCTGCTGACCAAGCGATACGGCTGA
- a CDS encoding glutathione S-transferase family protein, which yields MHTPPLQLVIGDKNWSSWSLRPWLAMKVAGLDFEEVDVSLRQGAETKAQCLSHSPAGKVPVLKWADETIWDSLAILETLADRLPDARLWPDDAQARAHGRAISAEMHSGFTALRRDMPMDCTHHRSGEGMNDAVAEDISRIIAIWTEARGRFGEAGGGPYLLGTFSIADAMYAPVVSRLETYAPDLVALGDRDGTARAYMETINSMPEMREWVLGARAQMGR from the coding sequence ATGCACACACCACCCCTTCAACTCGTCATCGGTGACAAGAACTGGTCATCCTGGAGCTTGCGCCCATGGTTGGCCATGAAAGTGGCCGGGCTGGATTTCGAAGAAGTTGACGTGTCGCTGCGTCAGGGTGCCGAAACCAAGGCTCAGTGCCTGTCTCACTCGCCAGCTGGAAAAGTCCCCGTCCTCAAATGGGCGGATGAAACCATTTGGGACTCTCTGGCCATTCTTGAAACCCTGGCTGACCGTCTGCCAGACGCACGTTTATGGCCTGATGACGCACAGGCACGCGCCCATGGGCGCGCCATCTCGGCGGAAATGCACTCGGGCTTCACTGCACTGCGCCGAGATATGCCGATGGATTGCACACACCACAGGTCCGGTGAAGGCATGAACGACGCGGTGGCGGAGGACATCAGCCGCATCATCGCAATCTGGACCGAGGCGCGCGGGCGCTTTGGAGAGGCGGGAGGGGGCCCCTATCTGCTTGGGACATTTTCCATTGCTGATGCCATGTATGCCCCTGTGGTATCGCGGCTTGAAACCTATGCGCCCGACCTGGTGGCACTTGGCGACCGCGATGGCACCGCGCGGGCTTACATGGAAACCATCAACTCCATGCCAGAAATGCGCGAATGGGTGTTGGGCGCCCGCGCCCAGATGGGACGATAG
- a CDS encoding tetratricopeptide repeat protein: protein MKLRPSSALDTLSSQRLRRVIAACAVAALVAGCQTTGAGSKSGPDLDTRLKDADVMSEVNGNVVAKAAYWGGLYEQDPRNAEAAAEYASALRAIGSMPAALDVLTRAGSLTPDDPRILAEYGKTLTAAGRAADAMPVFEQALSFDPRNWRTLAAQGVAYDQLSQHDDARASYRAAISAAPNEPTPWNNLALSYALTDDLEDAELAMREAMSKPKATAKMRQNLALVLGLRGEYTDAERLARAEMAPEPVDGNLQELRTIVTQPALWAREANADNNPVIIE from the coding sequence GTGAAACTGCGTCCGAGTTCCGCACTGGATACATTGTCATCGCAGCGCCTGCGCCGCGTCATCGCTGCTTGCGCTGTTGCAGCGCTCGTTGCTGGCTGTCAGACGACAGGCGCTGGGTCCAAATCCGGCCCAGACCTTGATACACGTCTCAAGGATGCTGACGTCATGTCTGAGGTAAACGGCAATGTTGTCGCCAAGGCAGCCTATTGGGGCGGTCTTTACGAACAGGACCCCCGCAACGCTGAGGCGGCGGCTGAATATGCATCTGCCTTGCGTGCCATTGGGTCTATGCCTGCAGCGCTCGATGTTTTGACCCGCGCCGGCTCACTGACACCGGATGATCCACGCATTTTGGCCGAATATGGCAAAACACTTACAGCGGCAGGTCGCGCTGCAGACGCCATGCCGGTTTTTGAGCAGGCCTTGAGTTTTGATCCGCGCAACTGGCGCACACTGGCAGCACAGGGTGTTGCCTATGATCAGCTGAGCCAGCACGACGACGCCCGCGCAAGCTACCGTGCCGCAATTTCTGCAGCACCAAACGAACCAACACCGTGGAACAATCTCGCACTGTCCTATGCGTTGACCGATGATCTGGAAGACGCAGAACTTGCCATGCGTGAGGCCATGTCGAAACCAAAGGCCACGGCAAAGATGCGTCAGAACCTTGCTCTCGTGCTTGGCCTGCGCGGTGAGTACACAGATGCTGAACGCCTCGCCCGCGCCGAGATGGCGCCCGAGCCTGTGGATGGCAACCTTCAGGAACTGCGCACAATCGTGACCCAGCCTGCTCTGTGGGCCCGTGAAGCAAACGCTGACAACAACCCGGTCATCATCGAGTAG
- a CDS encoding type II secretion system F family protein — protein MAFVDIVTNPQTMAMLLAAVAAFATIITIGLPYLSQDTLSSRMKYVATEREELRSKLRAEIAERDGAKRASLRAQPKGFSKRLVDKLNLRKLLEDEDLQMKIKMAGFRGQGPIYTFLFFRIAMPPIVFCVAAFYIFFVLDLSTPMLGKLGMSAMAGFVGFYLPNVFLQNIITRRQATIQQSFPDALDLLLICVESGMSVEAAFNKVAAEVGVQSVELAEELALTTAELSYLQDRRQAYENLGKRTGLPGVKAVTTSLIQAERYGTPLGQALRVMAEENRNIRMAAAEKRAAALPPKLTVPMILFFLPVLFVVILGPAVIRFTMS, from the coding sequence ATGGCTTTTGTAGACATCGTTACCAATCCGCAGACTATGGCCATGCTTCTCGCGGCCGTGGCTGCCTTTGCGACGATCATTACAATCGGATTGCCCTATCTGTCGCAGGACACGCTCTCCTCGCGCATGAAGTATGTGGCCACCGAGCGCGAGGAACTGCGCAGCAAACTGCGCGCAGAAATTGCAGAACGCGACGGGGCAAAACGCGCCTCGCTTCGCGCGCAACCCAAGGGCTTTTCCAAGCGGCTCGTGGACAAGCTCAACCTGCGCAAGCTGCTGGAAGATGAAGATCTTCAGATGAAGATCAAGATGGCGGGCTTCCGTGGGCAGGGGCCCATTTACACGTTCCTGTTCTTCCGCATTGCCATGCCGCCTATCGTGTTCTGCGTGGCAGCGTTCTACATTTTCTTTGTGCTCGATCTGTCCACGCCCATGCTGGGCAAGCTGGGCATGTCAGCCATGGCGGGCTTTGTCGGCTTCTATCTTCCCAATGTCTTCCTGCAGAACATCATCACGCGCCGTCAGGCGACCATTCAACAGTCGTTTCCGGATGCACTTGACCTGCTGTTGATCTGTGTTGAATCCGGCATGTCCGTTGAAGCCGCTTTCAACAAGGTGGCCGCAGAAGTTGGCGTGCAATCTGTTGAGCTGGCAGAAGAGCTGGCGCTCACAACCGCTGAACTGTCCTATCTGCAGGACCGCCGCCAGGCGTATGAAAACCTCGGCAAACGTACTGGCCTGCCTGGTGTGAAAGCAGTTACGACCAGCCTGATACAGGCAGAGCGTTACGGTACGCCTCTGGGTCAGGCTCTGCGTGTCATGGCGGAGGAGAACCGGAACATTCGGATGGCAGCCGCCGAAAAGCGTGCGGCGGCCCTGCCTCCCAAGCTCACAGTGCCGATGATCCTGTTCTTCCTGCCTGTGCTCTTTGTTGTGATCCTCGGCCCGGCAGTTATCCGCTTCACAATGAGCTAA